One Candidatus Binatus sp. genomic region harbors:
- a CDS encoding AMP-binding protein — MAVSRIIERQAARNPDAIALLAPGRKPISYGRLMRHCEAVASALARAGVGRGERVAVVLGNGPEMAACFLSVTMIAACAPLNPGYRANEFEYFLTELAPAALIVEEGVDSPAIAVAEARGIRVIRMRIEADSPAGIFSLDIGDGNFGAPLDVHATAGDEALVLFTSGTTARPKMVPLTQANIEASVENIVESIALTERDRCLNVMPLFHVSGIVGVLLASLASGGGVVCTPGFYAPRFFEWCEEFAPTWYFGVPTMHQSVLARARENPGALSNLKLRFIRSAAAPMSVELHAEMEATLKAPVLQGYGLTEASQQVSVNPLPPKIRKPGSSGLTGRIPVAVMDEVGKLLAPGETGEIVVRGPTVMRGYANNSEANRESFAGEWLRTGDEGRLDADGYLYITGRIKEIVNRGGQKISLREIDEAISVHPDVIEAVAFAVRDPRLGEQVAVAAVLRHSSLLAERDLRNFAAERLADYKVPSRIVFVDRIPRGPTGKLQRSELAAHFGLEREDTESLQAPYVPPQTATEKWLAEVWQSVLGVAQVGIHDHFLALGGDSLLLAQVVSRLRAMGGPQISILTFFERPTVAGLAALIDGGPLLDAASDEQPEADVGDAATEKAPPESIRSASHAHWPIQPHGTRPPLYVVGSFNAFVPLARRLGDDQPILGITLPDELKLRVPYRLEEIAASEVESILKAHREGPFYLAGFSAEGVLAYEVAQQLAAKGYPAELVVMVDSACPTVSDPIVARMARNARIHASHVASGGLSQLRETASGIWRRLRLRLRIHGWRMARPFGLPISRPTPREPMDVILANVIASREYVPKPYAGRVLLFRRTESLVGRHRLPDNGWGRLVRGGFEVVAVEGGHLALLAEPGVAKVASKLADTMGIAAEESATEVEPVIAAG, encoded by the coding sequence ATGGCTGTTAGCCGCATCATAGAGAGGCAGGCGGCGCGCAATCCCGACGCGATTGCGCTGCTCGCGCCGGGCCGAAAACCGATCAGCTATGGACGGTTGATGCGGCATTGCGAGGCGGTGGCGTCGGCGCTGGCTCGGGCGGGCGTCGGGCGGGGCGAGCGCGTCGCGGTGGTGCTCGGCAACGGGCCCGAGATGGCGGCGTGTTTTCTTTCAGTTACGATGATCGCGGCGTGCGCGCCGCTTAATCCGGGCTATCGCGCGAACGAGTTCGAGTACTTTCTCACGGAACTGGCGCCGGCTGCGTTGATCGTCGAGGAGGGCGTGGATTCGCCGGCGATCGCGGTGGCGGAGGCGCGCGGTATCCGCGTGATCCGGATGCGGATCGAGGCGGATTCGCCGGCGGGGATTTTCTCGCTCGACATCGGTGACGGGAATTTCGGTGCTCCGCTCGACGTGCATGCGACGGCCGGCGACGAGGCGCTGGTGCTGTTCACTTCGGGGACGACCGCGCGGCCGAAGATGGTGCCGCTGACGCAGGCGAATATCGAGGCGTCGGTCGAGAATATCGTCGAATCGATAGCGCTGACGGAGCGCGATCGATGTCTCAACGTGATGCCGCTATTTCATGTGAGCGGAATCGTCGGCGTGCTGCTGGCGTCGCTCGCGTCGGGCGGGGGCGTGGTGTGCACGCCGGGATTCTATGCGCCGCGATTTTTCGAATGGTGCGAGGAATTTGCGCCGACGTGGTATTTCGGCGTGCCGACGATGCATCAGTCGGTGCTGGCGCGCGCGCGCGAGAACCCGGGCGCGCTGTCCAATCTGAAATTGCGATTCATCCGTTCGGCTGCTGCGCCGATGTCAGTTGAGCTTCATGCCGAAATGGAAGCGACGTTGAAGGCGCCAGTGCTCCAGGGTTATGGGCTGACAGAAGCTTCCCAGCAGGTTTCGGTCAATCCGCTGCCGCCGAAGATTCGAAAGCCGGGTTCGTCAGGCCTGACGGGCAGAATTCCGGTTGCGGTAATGGATGAAGTGGGGAAACTTCTGGCGCCGGGCGAGACCGGCGAAATCGTCGTTCGCGGACCGACGGTGATGCGCGGTTACGCAAACAATTCTGAAGCGAATAGGGAATCCTTTGCCGGAGAATGGCTTCGCACCGGCGATGAGGGCCGGCTGGATGCAGACGGGTATTTGTACATCACCGGGCGCATCAAGGAGATAGTGAACCGCGGCGGCCAGAAAATCTCGCTGCGCGAGATCGACGAAGCAATCAGCGTTCATCCCGACGTGATCGAGGCGGTGGCGTTTGCGGTTCGCGACCCTCGACTTGGGGAACAGGTTGCGGTCGCGGCCGTGCTGCGGCACTCGAGCTTGCTCGCCGAGCGCGATCTCCGCAATTTCGCGGCGGAGCGATTGGCGGACTACAAAGTGCCGAGCCGGATCGTCTTCGTCGATAGGATCCCGCGGGGACCGACGGGCAAGCTGCAACGGAGCGAGCTTGCCGCGCACTTCGGTCTGGAGCGCGAGGACACCGAATCCCTGCAGGCGCCGTACGTGCCGCCGCAAACCGCGACGGAGAAATGGCTGGCGGAAGTGTGGCAGAGCGTGCTGGGAGTGGCGCAGGTTGGAATCCACGATCATTTTCTGGCGCTGGGCGGCGATTCGTTGTTGCTGGCGCAGGTGGTCTCGCGATTGCGCGCGATGGGCGGACCTCAAATCTCGATTCTTACTTTTTTCGAGCGGCCGACGGTTGCCGGACTGGCGGCGCTGATCGACGGTGGCCCGCTACTCGATGCCGCTTCGGACGAGCAACCTGAAGCAGACGTAGGGGATGCGGCAACTGAAAAAGCGCCGCCGGAGAGCATTCGGAGCGCTTCGCACGCGCATTGGCCGATCCAGCCGCACGGGACGCGACCGCCGCTCTACGTGGTGGGTAGCTTCAACGCATTCGTGCCGCTGGCGCGGCGGCTGGGTGACGATCAACCGATACTGGGAATCACGTTACCCGACGAATTGAAGCTCAGGGTTCCGTACCGGCTCGAGGAGATCGCGGCGTCGGAGGTCGAATCGATCCTGAAGGCGCATCGCGAGGGTCCGTTTTATCTCGCGGGATTCAGCGCGGAGGGCGTGCTGGCCTACGAAGTCGCGCAGCAACTCGCCGCGAAGGGCTATCCGGCCGAACTGGTGGTGATGGTCGATAGCGCGTGTCCCACCGTGTCGGATCCGATCGTAGCGCGGATGGCGCGCAACGCGCGGATTCATGCGAGTCACGTCGCGAGCGGAGGACTCAGCCAGCTACGCGAAACGGCATCCGGAATTTGGCGCCGTCTGCGCCTCAGGCTCAGGATTCACGGCTGGCGGATGGCGCGGCCGTTCGGGTTGCCGATCAGCCGGCCGACGCCGCGCGAACCGATGGACGTGATCCTGGCGAACGTGATCGCGAGCCGCGAGTACGTGCCCAAGCCGTACGCGGGGCGCGTGCTGCTGTTCCGGCGAACCGAATCGTTGGTCGGGCGACATCGATTGCCGGACAACGGATGGGGACGGCTGGTGCGCGGCGGCTTCGAGGTGGTCGCGGTCGAGGGTGGTCATCTGGCGCTGCTGGCGGAGCCGGGAGTGGCGAAGGTAGCGAGCAAGCTCGCGGACACGATGGGTATCGCGGCGGAGGAATCCGCCACCGAGGTCGAGCCGGTCATCGCGGCAGGCTGA
- a CDS encoding LamG-like jellyroll fold domain-containing protein yields the protein MQLTRTSMGAAIRCAAAALAAMVWTCTSAHAQLPPPGAYRPIPNFTGVGAGLQFRTAINNRFSGVQPISPTIVSLAFANLPIPADGMLFYCQDCKRVAPCAGSGSGAWARATRGVWSCATEALEANLNANGNKLTGLANGTAAGDALVFGQAGGNDLSGPLPNPIVQTVLDGKAPLYSNQAKATLVDSPPPAVACSSVGQVAGGGSITFPKPSCLAAGMLEVASFFIQANLTITPPSGWTPVRSDSAGGMLVEYFHVAGSSEPSSYQWTWTGGQYAVGGIMAITGANVSAPIDSSTFASVGGTSVTLSPLTIAAPSELVLVFGAGSSGYAQAVSFSRGTLAWQQTPGGNLPHSAGAYTQVHPAGSSVVATTSFCCGGSATLSAAQIAIKAASVASASPILQGDAYAELVSLAGSSDGGTPSIAGFNNDGLFNVRNPAYAGGARGDNLTDDTLAIQAAYDAACAAAAIDPIQTPTVYFPAGRYRTTFSIIMSCGSPINVRGDGEYTSIINASVPALGPGQFPIFYVESPQNITDLGAFLAPSLATGAGNSLNFPGSKYWYVNLKDATQGNNGSAVFHNAQPLNGMASISVELFAKMTGTGFGQPYIMASFGDDLYRVNGIDSAVDIHVQPGSPNTLTGCFTTSGSGQQCVSTAGNFTPDVVHAIELNYDGSFVRLFLDGVQIGASQPATGTIVQKPAENFVLGNKAQFNGINVSSQFQGQLDSIRISDLARHTSNFTAPSTKFGSDGNTMFLMNIAEVRDTLIKVDTVTGSGAVPKWIPIHNFDLLGGSANNRISYLGFSGGSYSVLAVGSLYLNLEHLAAGGLVCPIRIYNNSYGAHLNHLFLNAAAFGEAALEISGASGLVKADWLTVMPGYYGLNLTDAGGVYSQLFISPGSQTLNDLNAASSVVFHDYVFEDVAVDFETGGSQVPVKVSQSGTYEFIGGDLQDGMQNAIQINPKDNGIGVTLIGTHVETSGTPAPLIGFIGTTSPGNPVMWINPVINGRSLGASGVALADDLTKAQAIADQSSLKSLTLGNGGILSSVTNGVANTTPTVSACGSSPNGSVVAGGTNNAFAIVVGGGTQTSCAVAMGSAAAFANQPVCVAEDITAGAAMKQVWSDANHVTLTQPASADMHGDTINVNCIGK from the coding sequence ATGCAGTTGACTCGAACTTCGATGGGGGCAGCAATCAGGTGCGCAGCGGCGGCGCTGGCGGCGATGGTCTGGACGTGCACCAGCGCGCATGCGCAATTGCCGCCGCCGGGCGCGTATCGGCCGATTCCGAATTTCACCGGGGTGGGGGCGGGACTTCAGTTTCGCACAGCGATCAATAATCGATTCTCGGGCGTGCAGCCGATATCGCCGACGATCGTCAGCCTGGCGTTCGCGAACTTGCCGATACCCGCGGACGGCATGCTGTTCTACTGCCAGGACTGCAAGCGCGTCGCGCCATGCGCGGGCAGCGGATCGGGGGCGTGGGCGCGCGCTACGCGCGGGGTGTGGTCATGCGCGACGGAAGCGCTGGAGGCGAATCTGAACGCCAACGGGAACAAGCTCACAGGCCTGGCGAATGGAACCGCGGCGGGCGACGCGCTCGTATTCGGGCAGGCGGGCGGCAACGATCTGTCGGGACCGCTGCCGAACCCGATCGTGCAGACCGTGCTCGATGGCAAGGCGCCGCTTTACTCGAACCAGGCGAAGGCAACGCTGGTGGATTCGCCGCCGCCGGCGGTGGCGTGCTCGAGTGTCGGACAGGTGGCGGGCGGCGGATCGATCACTTTCCCAAAACCATCGTGCCTTGCGGCGGGGATGCTCGAGGTCGCGTCGTTTTTTATCCAGGCGAATCTCACGATCACGCCGCCGTCGGGATGGACGCCGGTGCGTTCGGACTCGGCGGGCGGGATGCTGGTCGAGTACTTTCACGTGGCGGGGAGCAGCGAGCCGTCGAGTTATCAATGGACGTGGACCGGCGGGCAATACGCGGTCGGCGGGATCATGGCGATCACGGGCGCGAACGTGAGCGCGCCGATCGACAGTTCGACGTTTGCGAGCGTCGGCGGGACGTCGGTGACGCTGTCGCCGCTGACGATCGCGGCGCCGAGCGAATTGGTGCTGGTATTCGGGGCGGGATCGAGCGGCTACGCGCAGGCGGTATCGTTCAGCCGGGGGACGCTCGCGTGGCAGCAAACGCCGGGCGGCAATCTGCCTCATTCGGCGGGCGCCTACACGCAGGTGCATCCGGCGGGATCGAGCGTGGTGGCGACGACGTCATTTTGTTGCGGCGGCAGCGCGACACTGTCGGCGGCGCAGATCGCGATCAAGGCAGCGTCGGTGGCGAGCGCTTCGCCGATCCTGCAAGGCGACGCCTACGCGGAACTGGTTTCGCTGGCCGGGTCGTCGGACGGCGGGACTCCGTCGATCGCGGGGTTCAACAACGACGGGCTGTTCAACGTGCGCAATCCGGCTTACGCGGGCGGCGCGCGAGGCGACAATCTGACCGACGATACGTTGGCGATCCAGGCGGCGTATGACGCGGCGTGCGCCGCGGCAGCGATCGATCCGATCCAGACGCCGACGGTGTATTTTCCGGCGGGCCGTTATCGGACGACGTTTTCGATCATCATGAGCTGCGGATCGCCGATCAACGTTCGCGGCGACGGAGAGTATACGTCGATAATCAATGCCTCGGTGCCAGCGCTGGGTCCGGGGCAATTCCCGATTTTTTACGTAGAGAGTCCCCAGAATATCACGGACCTCGGAGCGTTCCTCGCGCCTTCACTGGCGACGGGAGCGGGCAACTCGCTCAATTTTCCCGGCAGCAAGTACTGGTACGTGAACCTGAAGGATGCGACCCAGGGCAACAACGGATCGGCGGTATTCCACAACGCGCAACCGCTCAATGGGATGGCGTCGATCAGCGTCGAGTTGTTCGCGAAGATGACCGGCACCGGTTTCGGGCAGCCGTACATCATGGCGAGCTTCGGCGACGACTTGTATCGGGTCAACGGGATCGACAGCGCGGTCGATATCCATGTGCAGCCGGGATCGCCGAATACGCTGACGGGATGCTTCACGACCAGCGGCAGCGGACAACAGTGCGTATCGACGGCGGGGAATTTCACGCCGGACGTGGTGCACGCGATCGAGCTCAATTACGACGGATCGTTCGTGCGGCTGTTTCTCGACGGCGTACAGATCGGGGCGTCGCAGCCGGCGACTGGAACGATCGTGCAGAAGCCGGCTGAGAATTTCGTGCTGGGCAACAAGGCGCAATTCAACGGAATCAACGTGAGCAGCCAGTTCCAGGGACAACTCGACTCGATCCGGATATCGGACCTGGCGCGGCATACGTCGAACTTCACGGCGCCGAGCACGAAATTCGGATCGGACGGCAACACGATGTTCCTGATGAACATCGCGGAGGTGCGCGACACGCTGATCAAGGTCGATACGGTGACGGGTTCGGGCGCGGTGCCGAAGTGGATACCGATCCACAATTTCGATTTGCTGGGCGGCTCTGCGAACAATCGGATCAGCTACCTGGGCTTCAGCGGCGGCAGCTACAGCGTGCTGGCGGTGGGATCGCTGTATCTGAATTTGGAGCATCTGGCGGCGGGCGGACTGGTTTGCCCGATTCGGATCTACAACAACTCTTACGGCGCGCATCTGAATCATCTGTTTTTGAATGCGGCGGCGTTCGGCGAGGCGGCGCTGGAGATATCGGGCGCGTCGGGCCTGGTGAAAGCGGATTGGCTCACGGTGATGCCGGGATACTACGGGCTGAATCTCACCGATGCGGGCGGAGTTTATTCGCAGCTCTTCATCTCGCCGGGGAGTCAGACGCTAAATGATCTGAACGCGGCGTCGAGCGTGGTGTTCCACGACTACGTTTTCGAAGACGTCGCGGTAGATTTCGAGACCGGAGGATCACAGGTGCCGGTCAAGGTGTCGCAATCGGGGACTTATGAGTTCATCGGCGGCGACTTGCAGGACGGCATGCAGAACGCAATTCAAATCAATCCCAAAGACAACGGAATCGGCGTCACGCTGATCGGCACTCACGTCGAGACGAGCGGCACTCCGGCGCCGCTGATCGGGTTTATCGGGACAACGTCGCCGGGCAATCCGGTCATGTGGATCAACCCGGTGATCAACGGCAGATCGCTCGGCGCGTCGGGGGTGGCGCTGGCGGACGATCTGACGAAGGCGCAGGCAATCGCCGATCAGAGCTCGCTGAAGAGTCTCACGCTGGGCAACGGCGGGATCCTGTCGTCGGTCACCAACGGCGTCGCGAATACGACGCCGACGGTGTCGGCATGCGGATCGTCGCCGAACGGATCGGTCGTGGCGGGCGGAACTAACAATGCATTCGCGATCGTGGTGGGCGGCGGGACGCAGACCAGTTGTGCAGTCGCGATGGGAAGCGCGGCGGCGTTTGCGAATCAGCCGGTATGCGTCGCGGAGGATATCACGGCCGGCGCTGCGATGAAGCAGGTGTGGAGCGACGCCAATCACGTCACGCTGACTCAGCCGGCGAGCGCCGACATGCATGGCGATACGATCAACGTCAATTGCATCGGGAAGTAA
- a CDS encoding SAM-dependent methyltransferase, producing the protein MSNSYARFPALLALVEAVDDPYGRVDTFDRDYAVQADHWGYSTNPTTAERIQRVLNLLDSARAGRRFGRVLEIACAEGVFTELLASRCDSILAVDFSEIALERARARRDWEGRVTFSPWNLRTDPIPGQFDLIVVMDVLSCLRSPARLHAAIDKIVAAMRPGDLVLACDYREDKDLRSLETSRIGKWLLFGGKWVIETFVTDPALEVIATDQMDTHFFALLRKK; encoded by the coding sequence TTGAGCAACTCCTACGCGCGATTCCCAGCCCTGCTGGCCCTGGTAGAAGCCGTCGACGATCCATACGGGCGTGTCGATACTTTCGACCGCGACTACGCCGTCCAAGCCGATCACTGGGGATACTCGACCAATCCAACCACCGCCGAGCGCATTCAACGCGTGCTGAACCTGCTTGATTCGGCGCGCGCGGGACGCCGCTTCGGCCGCGTCCTCGAGATCGCCTGCGCCGAAGGAGTATTCACCGAGTTACTCGCCTCCCGATGCGATTCGATTCTCGCCGTGGACTTCTCCGAGATTGCACTCGAGCGCGCGCGTGCCCGGCGCGATTGGGAAGGCCGCGTCACCTTCAGCCCCTGGAATCTCCGCACCGATCCAATTCCCGGCCAATTCGATTTGATCGTCGTGATGGACGTCCTTAGCTGCCTGCGGAGTCCCGCCCGACTGCACGCCGCGATCGATAAAATCGTCGCTGCGATGCGCCCCGGCGATCTCGTGCTCGCCTGCGACTACCGCGAAGATAAAGATCTCCGCTCGCTCGAAACTTCCCGAATCGGTAAGTGGCTGCTATTCGGCGGCAAGTGGGTGATCGAAACGTTCGTCACCGACCCGGCGCTCGAAGTCATCG
- a CDS encoding carboxypeptidase-like regulatory domain-containing protein, which produces MKNLSLLVLGVAAVGGIATAHCFAAEVVGRVADAGGAPIAGVAVAIKNPAGIQIGSALSDSSGRYAIHDLAPGIYTFMAGGQTAVSYVDADGLTVDWGIAPSAPAIAIAHRGIAPNSDQTLRTTPPAK; this is translated from the coding sequence ATGAAAAATCTGTCGCTCCTGGTTCTGGGCGTCGCGGCCGTCGGCGGGATCGCTACGGCGCACTGCTTCGCCGCCGAAGTTGTGGGACGGGTAGCCGATGCGGGTGGTGCGCCGATCGCGGGAGTGGCGGTAGCGATCAAGAATCCAGCGGGGATTCAGATCGGTTCAGCACTTTCGGACTCGAGTGGCCGCTACGCGATCCACGACCTCGCGCCCGGAATCTATACATTCATGGCGGGCGGACAGACCGCGGTTTCCTACGTTGATGCGGACGGCCTGACAGTGGATTGGGGAATCGCACCGAGTGCACCTGCGATCGCAATCGCGCACCGAGGGATCGCCCCAAACAGCGATCAGACGCTCCGCACAACACCCCCTGCGAAATAG
- a CDS encoding 4'-phosphopantetheinyl transferase superfamily protein, whose protein sequence is MSPNVHQIAEDEVHIWCVRLERIDEDLARSEAILSADEIERAQRYQFAHHRRRFIVARARLREMLAEYLGRPAESIQIEYNAWGKPSLGAETGADLRFNLSHTHDLAMYAFARKREVGVDIEAIDEKAAAGRVAENFFAANEVAALRALPAEYQAEAFFNCWTRKEACVKARGDGLSRDLKSFEVTLRPGEPAEIKRGAEWAGWSMFSIRPTAAHVAALVVEGVGIRVVGPRFR, encoded by the coding sequence TTGTCGCCGAATGTGCATCAGATAGCGGAAGACGAAGTTCACATCTGGTGCGTGCGGCTCGAGCGTATCGATGAGGACCTGGCGCGATCAGAAGCGATCCTGAGCGCGGACGAAATCGAGCGCGCGCAGCGCTACCAGTTCGCGCATCATCGGAGAAGATTCATCGTGGCGCGCGCGCGGTTGCGCGAGATGCTGGCGGAGTATCTGGGGCGGCCGGCCGAATCGATCCAAATCGAATACAACGCGTGGGGCAAGCCGTCGCTGGGCGCCGAGACGGGAGCGGATCTGCGCTTCAATCTGTCGCATACGCATGACCTCGCTATGTATGCGTTCGCGCGCAAGCGGGAGGTCGGCGTCGATATCGAGGCGATCGATGAAAAGGCGGCGGCGGGACGAGTCGCCGAGAATTTCTTTGCGGCGAACGAAGTCGCGGCGCTGCGAGCGCTGCCGGCGGAGTATCAGGCGGAAGCCTTCTTCAATTGCTGGACGCGGAAGGAGGCCTGCGTCAAGGCGCGCGGCGACGGACTATCGCGCGATCTGAAAAGCTTCGAGGTAACGCTGCGGCCCGGTGAGCCGGCTGAAATAAAGCGCGGCGCGGAATGGGCGGGATGGTCGATGTTTTCGATTCGGCCGACGGCGGCGCACGTGGCGGCGCTGGTAGTCGAGGGCGTCGGGATTAGGGTGGTCGGTCCGCGCTTTCGCTGA